A segment of the Candida albicans SC5314 chromosome 2, complete sequence genome:
GGAACTTACTTTAGCATCATTAACATAGAAATCAACTGTACCAGTTTCAATAATGTAAAAAAAGTCCCCTTCATCACCTTGTTGGATAATTACTGTATCTTTAGCAAATGATTTTTGTTGTAAAGCAGCAATCACAGTTTTCTTAGAGTTTGCGtccaattgtttgaaaagGAAATTGTTCTTTAAATTGTTGGCTAATGTTTCTTCTTCGGTAATGCTCAAATTATTAACTGGAGGTTTCCAACTatctaatttcaattttgctGGATTCAAGGCTTCAGCAGATACAGATGTTCTTCTATTAGCGTTGAAAGCAACTGGGATCTTTGATGATGGCGTTTTTGATGATGCTGATGctgattgttgatttggttgGCTTGATGACGATGGTTTTGATGGGTCATCTGGGTCTACTTCCTTGGTTGGAGGATTAGAAGCACTCTTTTTAAcatcaaaatttgatttgaaaataccCCCAccaacagcagcagcagcagtaTCTGTTTTGGTATCTTTGGCATGGGGATCTTCGTCGTGATTCAGATGTGGATCATTAACACCAAAAGGTGATTTAAAACTTGGTTGTCTATCATTCACAATGCTCACACCACTAGAATTAACATTCACATGATCAACAGATGGGAATAAGTCGATGCCTGCGGCTTCTGCTTTAGCTTGTTGCGACCATAACTCACTTCTTTGA
Coding sequences within it:
- the BCY1 gene encoding cAMP-dependent protein kinase regulatory subunit (Protein kinase A regulatory subunit; required for nuclear localization of Tpk1; physically interacts with Tpk1; essential; apoptosis-regulated; bcy1 heterozygous or bcy1 tpk2 mutant has filamentous growth defect); amino-acid sequence: MSNPQQQFISDELSQLQKEIISKNPQDVLQFCANYFNTKLQAQRSELWSQQAKAEAAGIDLFPSVDHVNVNSSGVSIVNDRQPSFKSPFGVNDPHSNHDEDPHAKDTKTDTAAAAVGGGIFKSNFDVKKSASNPPTKEVDPDDPSKPSSSSQPNQQSASASSKTPSSKIPVAFNANRRTSVSAEALNPAKLKLDSWKPPVNNLSITEEETLANNLKNNFLFKQLDANSKKTVIAALQQKSFAKDTVIIQQGDEGDFFYIIETGTVDFYVNDAKVSSSSEGSSFGELALMYNSPRAATAVAATDVVCWALDRLTFRRILLEGTFNKRLMYEDFLKDIEVLKSLSDHARSKLADALSTEMYHKGDKIVTEGEQGENFYLIESGNCQVYNEKLGNIKQLTKGDYFGELALIKDLPRQATVEALDNVIVATLGKSGFQRLLGPVVEVLKEQDPTKSQDPTAGH